The following are from one region of the Ochotona princeps isolate mOchPri1 chromosome 4, mOchPri1.hap1, whole genome shotgun sequence genome:
- the LOC131480105 gene encoding olfactory receptor 8B8-like yields the protein MASGNDSSVTEFVLLGLTQQPELQLPLFFLFLGIYVMAVVGNLGLIVLIVLNSHLHTPMYYFLFNLSFVDLCYSCVIIPRMLMSFVKENVILYAECLTQLFFFCFFVIDECCILTSMAYDRYVAICQPLLYKVIMSPQICLVLTAWTYAMGFFGAMAHTICMLRLTFCEDNIINHYMCDIAPLLLLSCTITYVNELVIFVVLGINTAVPSVTLFVSYSRILCSILHIRSSHAKSKAFSTCSSHMITVCLFFGSAALTYFKPFPAESLAQGKLFSIFYTIVGPMMNPLIYSLRNKDVHVALSKMMKKKLVFS from the coding sequence ATGGCCTCAGGAAATGACTCTTCAGTGACTGAGTTTGTCCTGCTGGGATtaacacagcagccagagctgcagctgcccctcttcttcctgttcttaGGCATCTATGTCATGGCTGTGGTGGGGAACCTGGGCCTGATTGTTCTCATTGTTCTGAACTCTCACCTGCACACTCCCATGTACTACTTTCTCTTCAACCTTTCCTTTGTGGACCTCTGCTACTCCTGTGTCATAATACCCAGAATGCTGATGAGTTTTGTGAAAGAGAACGTCATCCTCTATGCTGAGTGCCTCACTCAactctttttcttctgcttctttgtaATTGATGAGTGTTGCATCTTGACATCaatggcctatgaccgctatgtggccatctgccAGCCCCTGCTGTACAAGGTCATCATGTCTCCTCAGATCTGCCTTGTGTTGACAGCATGGACATATGCAATGGGATTTTTCGGTGCCATGGCCCACACTATATGCATGCTGAGACTCACCTTCTGTGAAGACAACATCATTAATCATTACATGTGTGACATTGCTCCTCTCCTCCTGCTGTCATGCACAATCACCTATGTCAATGAGTTGGTCATTTTTGTCGTGTTGGGCATCAACACAGCCGTTCCCAGTGTCACTCTGTTTGTTTCCTATAGCCGGATCCTCTGTAGCATCCTGCACATCCGTTCTTCTCATGCCAAGTCCAAAGCCTTTAGTACCTGTAGCTCCCACATGATAACGGTGTGTCTTTTCTTTGGATCTGCAGCACTTACATACTTCAAGCCTTTTCCTGCTGAATCTCTGGCTCAAGGAaaactgttttctattttttacacCATTGTGGGTCCAATGATGAATCCTCTCATCTATAGCTTGAGGAACAAAGATGTACATGTTGCATTGAGTAAGATGATGAAGAAAAAATTGGTCTTTTCTTGA